A genomic stretch from Sphingomonas faeni includes:
- a CDS encoding S9 family peptidase, which yields MTIRYMMLAGVALVSTAAVAQVQPPRVAKKPFQVTSPNGAREDDYYWLRDDTRKNPEMLAYLAAENAYADAELASLKPLQAKLYEETVSHIKQDDSSAPYAKNGYYYGSRFQTGADYPILERRKGSRTAPAETLFDEPAMAKGHSFFALSDWAVSPDNARVAWAEDTVGRRQYVLKVKDLATGAAIADTLSNIEPNVVWADDNKTILYVEKDPVTLRGYRVKAHVLGTPAASDRLLYEEKDDTYSMGVSRTADDKFVCIGVSSTVSDEQRCAAAAAPTSFTIVAPRAREFRYGADHIGNRWIIRTNKDAKNYKLVTVADADLAKGTAAWRDLTPASDTVFIEGFKPFEGFVAIDQREGGNRMIRVLNDAGKSTAVTADEPAYRMSLDVNEEIATPWVRYTYGSLVTPTTTYEVNAKTGERRALKVAPVPGYDPAKYVTERVWAPARDGTRIPVSLVYAKGTKRDGTAPLFQYAYGSYGISSDPAVDPGRIDLLDRGVVYAIAHIRGGQEMGRGWYDDGHLLNKKNSFTDFIDVTRYLVAQKYAAKDRVAAMGGSAGGLLMGGVANMAPADYKLIIAQVPFVDVVTTMLDASIPLTTFEYDEWGNPAQKASYDYMLSYSPYDNVKATAYPALYVGTGLWDSQVQYYEPTKWVAKLRELKTDKNPLLFRVNMEAGHGGKSGRFERYRQNSEWQAFMLQQLGVAK from the coding sequence ATGACGATACGGTACATGATGCTGGCCGGCGTGGCGCTGGTCTCGACGGCGGCGGTGGCGCAGGTCCAGCCCCCGCGCGTGGCGAAGAAGCCGTTCCAGGTGACGTCGCCCAATGGCGCGCGCGAGGACGACTATTACTGGCTGCGCGACGACACGCGGAAGAACCCCGAGATGCTCGCCTATCTTGCCGCCGAGAACGCCTATGCCGACGCGGAGCTCGCCTCGCTGAAGCCGCTCCAGGCCAAGCTTTACGAAGAGACCGTCTCGCATATCAAGCAGGACGACAGTTCGGCGCCGTATGCGAAGAACGGCTATTATTACGGCTCACGGTTCCAGACCGGCGCGGATTACCCGATCCTGGAGCGCCGCAAGGGCAGCCGCACCGCGCCCGCCGAAACGCTGTTCGACGAGCCGGCGATGGCGAAGGGCCACAGCTTCTTCGCGCTCAGCGACTGGGCGGTGAGCCCCGACAACGCCCGCGTCGCCTGGGCCGAAGACACCGTCGGCCGTCGCCAATACGTCCTCAAGGTGAAGGACCTCGCCACCGGTGCGGCGATCGCCGACACGCTCTCGAACATCGAGCCGAACGTCGTCTGGGCGGACGACAACAAGACCATTCTCTATGTCGAGAAGGACCCGGTGACGCTCCGGGGCTACCGCGTGAAGGCGCACGTCCTCGGCACACCCGCCGCCAGCGACCGGTTGCTGTACGAAGAAAAGGACGACACCTACTCGATGGGCGTCTCGCGCACCGCCGATGACAAGTTCGTCTGCATCGGCGTGAGCAGCACGGTCAGCGACGAGCAACGCTGCGCTGCCGCCGCCGCGCCAACCAGCTTCACGATCGTCGCCCCAAGGGCGCGCGAGTTCCGCTACGGCGCGGATCACATCGGCAACCGCTGGATCATCCGCACCAACAAGGACGCGAAGAACTACAAGCTCGTCACCGTCGCCGATGCCGATCTCGCCAAGGGAACGGCCGCATGGCGCGACCTGACGCCCGCCAGCGACACCGTCTTCATCGAGGGCTTCAAGCCCTTCGAAGGCTTCGTCGCGATCGACCAACGCGAGGGCGGCAACCGCATGATCCGCGTCCTGAACGATGCGGGCAAGTCGACTGCGGTCACCGCCGACGAACCCGCCTATCGCATGTCGCTCGACGTCAACGAGGAAATCGCAACGCCGTGGGTCCGCTACACCTATGGATCGCTAGTCACGCCGACCACCACCTACGAGGTCAACGCCAAAACCGGCGAGCGGCGCGCGCTGAAGGTCGCCCCGGTGCCGGGATACGACCCCGCAAAATACGTCACCGAACGCGTCTGGGCGCCCGCGCGAGACGGCACGCGGATCCCCGTATCGCTGGTCTACGCCAAGGGCACCAAGCGCGACGGCACCGCGCCGCTCTTCCAATACGCCTATGGCAGCTACGGCATCTCGAGCGACCCCGCCGTCGACCCTGGCCGCATAGACCTGCTCGATCGCGGCGTCGTCTACGCGATTGCGCATATCCGCGGCGGGCAGGAGATGGGCCGCGGCTGGTATGACGACGGCCACCTGCTCAACAAGAAGAACAGCTTCACCGACTTCATCGACGTCACCCGCTATCTCGTCGCGCAAAAATACGCCGCCAAGGACCGCGTCGCGGCGATGGGCGGCAGTGCGGGCGGGCTGCTGATGGGCGGCGTCGCGAACATGGCGCCGGCGGACTACAAACTGATCATCGCGCAGGTCCCGTTCGTCGACGTGGTTACGACGATGCTCGACGCGTCGATCCCGCTGACGACGTTCGAGTACGACGAATGGGGCAACCCCGCGCAGAAGGCGTCGTACGACTACATGCTGAGCTACTCGCCGTACGACAACGTCAAGGCGACGGCGTATCCGGCACTCTACGTCGGCACCGGGCTATGGGACAGCCAGGTGCAATATTACGAGCCGACCAAATGGGTCGCCAAGCTCCGCGAACTGAAGACCGACAAGAACCCGCTGCTGTTCCGCGTCAACATGGAGGCAGGGCACGGAGGCAAGTCCGGCCGCTTCGAACGCTATCGCCAGAATTCGGAATGGCAGGCGTTCATGCTGCAACAGCTGGGCGTCGC
- a CDS encoding cytochrome P450 produces MSHAMLQNASPHWLPRQLKGALDHIPGSNGLPFVGNTFKLLADPIAFSEGMAARYGPVYRNRALGGTGVNLLGPDANELVLFDRDKVFSSEQGWGPLLNLLFPRGLMLMDFDKHRADRKTLSVAFKPEPMRHYATELDAGIEAAVGSWSGQTLRFYDAVKKLTLDLAATSFLGVPLGAEADKINQAFVDEVQASVSPIRKPWPGTQMRKGVSARAYLIDFFEREIPARRTGNGQDFFSQFCRATDDDGAPLSALAIADHMNFLMMAAHDTITSSATSLVMLLARNPDWQEGLREEVAALDPAMPLTEQLDRLVLTEYAFKESLRMMPPVPSIPRRALKDFSFGGYEIPAGTNVGVGITYTHRMAEHWPDPDRFDPLRFTPEASKGRHRFAWVPFGGGAHMCIGLHFATMQMRLLIAHLLTRYRIEAAAGSGDAWQVFPIPRPKDGLPVTFVPLASP; encoded by the coding sequence ATGAGCCACGCCATGTTGCAGAACGCCAGTCCGCACTGGCTCCCGCGCCAGCTCAAGGGTGCGCTCGATCATATACCTGGCAGCAACGGGCTGCCGTTCGTCGGCAACACGTTCAAGCTGCTCGCCGATCCGATCGCGTTTTCCGAAGGCATGGCGGCGCGGTACGGCCCGGTCTATCGCAACCGCGCGCTGGGCGGCACGGGCGTCAACCTGCTCGGTCCCGACGCCAACGAACTGGTCCTGTTCGACCGCGACAAGGTCTTCTCGTCCGAACAGGGCTGGGGGCCGCTTCTCAACCTGCTGTTCCCGCGCGGCCTGATGTTGATGGATTTCGACAAGCATCGCGCAGATCGAAAAACACTGTCGGTCGCATTCAAGCCCGAGCCGATGCGGCATTACGCGACCGAACTGGACGCCGGGATCGAGGCCGCAGTCGGAAGCTGGAGCGGCCAGACGCTACGCTTCTACGACGCGGTCAAGAAACTCACGCTCGACCTCGCCGCGACCAGCTTCCTCGGCGTACCACTCGGCGCCGAAGCCGACAAGATCAACCAGGCGTTCGTCGACGAGGTACAGGCGAGCGTCTCACCGATCCGCAAACCCTGGCCGGGGACGCAGATGCGCAAGGGGGTCAGCGCCCGCGCCTATCTTATCGACTTTTTCGAGCGCGAGATCCCTGCGCGGCGGACCGGCAACGGCCAGGATTTCTTCTCGCAATTCTGCCGCGCGACCGATGACGACGGCGCGCCGTTGAGCGCGCTGGCGATCGCCGACCACATGAACTTCCTGATGATGGCGGCGCACGACACGATCACCTCGTCCGCGACGAGCTTGGTGATGCTGCTCGCGCGCAATCCGGATTGGCAGGAGGGGTTGCGCGAGGAGGTCGCCGCGCTCGACCCGGCCATGCCGCTGACCGAGCAACTCGATCGCCTCGTGCTCACCGAATATGCGTTCAAGGAATCGCTGCGGATGATGCCGCCGGTCCCGTCGATCCCTCGGCGCGCGCTGAAGGATTTCAGTTTCGGCGGGTATGAGATCCCGGCAGGCACGAACGTCGGCGTCGGGATCACCTACACGCACCGCATGGCCGAGCACTGGCCCGATCCCGACCGGTTCGATCCGCTCCGCTTCACGCCGGAAGCATCGAAGGGCCGGCACCGGTTCGCCTGGGTGCCGTTCGGTGGCGGCGCGCACATGTGCATCGGGCTGCATTTCGCGACGATGCAGATGCGACTGCTGATCGCGCACCTGCTCACGCGCTACCGGATCGAGGCGGCGGCGGGCAGCGGGGATGCTTGGCAGGTGTTCCCGATCCCACGCCCGAAGGATGGCCTGCCCGTCACGTTCGTACCGCTTGCTTCCCCGTAA
- a CDS encoding alpha/beta hydrolase family protein — translation MRLTLALLLLAATPAFAQQQPSAPLPDGPTRSFTGSDLFGLTIAADPQISPDGKTIVYVRRTGDVMTDRMQSSLWLIDVASGRQTPFATDGSSPRWSPDGARIAYTAREGEGSQLFVRWIGGAQSARVTSFPGDPQALAWSPDGTKLAYIATVAGEGTKLGMQPPKPEGAKWAEPLTIIDRVNYRNDGPGYVKPGYDHLFVVGADGGAARQLTYGKFDDGGPLSWTPDGRSIVFAAIRGPAADRQVMNSDVIAVDATSGALRTLTTRDGPDAQPRVSPDGSKIAWLGFDDKRRSYENTELYVGDSGAASPRSLTATLDRGIEDAVWAADGRSLYASYDDHGQRRVARIGIDGRVTPLIDNVAGGGLDRPYTGGEFSVSKGGTIAYTGGDASAPADVWVLAGGKPRRLTTLNSVLTGSKALAPVRKIAVTAPDGRPIDAWLATPPGRVAGQRVPLILEIHGGPNAAYGPGFATDMQLYAAAGYAVLWTNPRGSTSYGAEFANLIDKTYPAADYDDLIASVDAAIAEGTADPDNLFVTGGSGGGLLTAWIVGKTDRFKAAATQKPVINWISEALTMDNTLFTSRYWFTKLPWEDPMSYWNRSPLSIVGNVKTPTLVVVGGDDFRTPVSESEQYYAALQIRGVPTALVKVPGASHGGLAARPSQSAAKASAIIAWFDRYRKPATATAATQGVAQ, via the coding sequence TTGCGCTTGACCCTAGCTCTACTCTTGCTCGCGGCGACGCCGGCCTTTGCCCAACAGCAGCCGTCCGCGCCACTACCGGACGGTCCGACGCGCAGCTTCACCGGCAGCGACCTGTTCGGCCTGACGATCGCGGCGGACCCGCAGATCAGCCCGGACGGCAAGACGATCGTCTATGTCCGCCGCACCGGCGACGTGATGACCGACAGGATGCAGTCGTCGCTGTGGCTTATCGACGTCGCGAGCGGCCGCCAGACGCCGTTCGCGACGGATGGCAGCAGCCCGCGCTGGTCGCCGGACGGCGCGCGCATCGCCTATACCGCACGCGAGGGCGAAGGATCGCAGCTGTTCGTCCGCTGGATCGGCGGTGCGCAGAGCGCGCGCGTGACGAGCTTCCCCGGCGATCCGCAGGCGCTCGCCTGGTCGCCCGACGGCACCAAGCTCGCCTATATCGCAACGGTAGCAGGCGAGGGGACCAAGCTCGGCATGCAGCCACCTAAGCCCGAGGGCGCGAAATGGGCCGAGCCGCTGACGATCATCGATCGGGTCAACTACCGCAACGACGGGCCGGGCTATGTAAAGCCGGGCTACGACCATCTGTTCGTGGTGGGCGCGGACGGCGGCGCGGCAAGGCAGCTCACATACGGCAAGTTTGACGATGGCGGCCCGCTGTCATGGACGCCCGATGGCCGCAGCATCGTCTTCGCGGCGATCCGTGGGCCCGCCGCCGATCGGCAGGTGATGAACTCCGACGTGATCGCGGTCGATGCCACCAGCGGCGCGCTGCGGACGCTGACGACGCGCGACGGTCCCGACGCGCAGCCGCGCGTGTCGCCAGATGGCTCGAAGATCGCGTGGCTCGGCTTCGACGACAAGCGCCGCAGCTACGAGAACACAGAGCTGTATGTCGGCGACAGCGGTGCCGCGTCGCCGCGCTCCCTAACCGCCACGCTCGACCGCGGAATCGAGGACGCGGTGTGGGCCGCCGACGGCCGCAGCCTGTATGCGAGCTATGACGATCACGGCCAGCGCCGCGTTGCGCGCATCGGTATCGATGGCCGCGTCACGCCGCTGATCGACAATGTCGCGGGCGGCGGGCTCGACCGGCCCTATACCGGCGGCGAGTTCTCCGTCTCGAAGGGCGGCACCATCGCCTATACCGGCGGCGATGCGAGCGCACCCGCCGACGTCTGGGTGCTGGCGGGCGGGAAGCCGCGGCGGCTGACGACGCTCAACTCGGTGCTGACCGGATCGAAGGCCCTTGCGCCGGTCCGCAAGATCGCGGTGACCGCGCCAGATGGTCGGCCGATCGACGCTTGGCTCGCCACCCCGCCGGGACGCGTCGCAGGCCAGCGCGTACCGCTGATCCTCGAAATCCACGGCGGCCCGAACGCCGCCTACGGCCCCGGCTTCGCGACCGACATGCAGCTTTACGCCGCGGCCGGGTACGCCGTGCTCTGGACCAACCCGCGCGGTTCGACCTCCTATGGCGCCGAGTTCGCCAACCTGATCGACAAGACCTATCCGGCGGCCGATTACGACGACCTGATCGCCTCGGTCGATGCGGCGATCGCGGAGGGTACCGCCGATCCCGACAATCTGTTCGTGACCGGCGGCTCTGGCGGCGGGCTGCTGACCGCCTGGATCGTTGGCAAGACCGACCGGTTCAAGGCCGCCGCGACGCAGAAACCGGTGATCAACTGGATCAGCGAGGCGCTGACGATGGACAACACGCTGTTCACCTCGCGCTACTGGTTCACCAAGCTGCCGTGGGAGGATCCGATGAGCTATTGGAACCGCTCGCCGTTGAGCATCGTCGGCAACGTCAAGACACCGACGCTGGTGGTGGTCGGTGGCGACGATTTCCGGACGCCGGTGAGCGAATCCGAGCAATATTACGCGGCGCTCCAGATCCGCGGCGTGCCGACCGCGCTGGTGAAGGTGCCGGGCGCAAGCCACGGCGGCCTCGCCGCACGCCCGTCGCAATCCGCGGCCAAGGCGTCGGCGATCATCGCCTGGTTCGATCGATACCGGAAGCCGGCCACAGCAACTGCGGCAACACAGGGAGTCGCACAATGA
- a CDS encoding SDR family NAD(P)-dependent oxidoreductase — translation MDLANTAAVVTGGASGLGAATAHALAAKGAKVAIFDLQADKGEALAAEIGGVFCKVDVTSDDSVDAGFAGARAAHGQERILVNCAGTGNAAKTAGRSKQDGSIKHFPLDAFDRIIQINLVGTFRCLAKSAAGMLTLEPGEDGERGAIVNTASAAAEDGQMGQAAYSASKAGVVGMTLPIARDLMSEGIRVNTILPGIFDTPLLAAAPQQVRDALAALVPFPKRLGRPEEFAALALTMIECGYFNGEDVRLDGAIRMAPR, via the coding sequence ATGGACCTCGCAAACACTGCTGCCGTCGTGACCGGCGGCGCGTCAGGATTGGGCGCGGCGACCGCGCACGCGCTGGCCGCCAAGGGCGCGAAGGTGGCGATCTTCGACCTCCAGGCGGACAAGGGCGAAGCGCTGGCGGCGGAGATCGGCGGGGTGTTCTGCAAGGTCGACGTGACGTCGGACGACAGCGTCGATGCGGGGTTTGCGGGGGCACGCGCGGCGCACGGCCAGGAGCGGATCCTGGTCAATTGCGCGGGGACGGGGAATGCGGCGAAGACTGCTGGGCGGTCGAAGCAGGATGGCTCGATCAAGCACTTCCCGCTCGACGCGTTCGACCGGATCATCCAGATCAACCTGGTCGGCACGTTCCGTTGTCTCGCCAAGTCGGCGGCGGGGATGCTGACGCTTGAGCCCGGCGAGGACGGCGAACGCGGCGCGATCGTCAATACCGCGAGCGCCGCGGCGGAGGACGGCCAGATGGGGCAAGCCGCCTATTCCGCTTCGAAGGCGGGGGTGGTCGGGATGACGCTGCCGATCGCGCGCGACCTGATGAGCGAGGGGATACGGGTGAACACGATCCTGCCGGGGATCTTCGACACGCCGTTGCTGGCGGCGGCCCCGCAGCAGGTCCGCGATGCGCTGGCGGCGTTGGTGCCATTTCCGAAGCGCTTGGGGCGGCCGGAGGAATTTGCGGCACTCGCGCTGACGATGATCGAATGCGGGTATTTCAATGGCGAGGATGTGCGGCTGGACGGCGCAATCCGGATGGCGCCTCGGTAA